The Watersipora subatra chromosome 1, tzWatSuba1.1, whole genome shotgun sequence genome has a window encoding:
- the LOC137385403 gene encoding piggyBac transposable element-derived protein 4-like: MVRETNRYAAGYIASLGSLKPDSRFRRWKDCTAEEMRRYIALRINMGIVKKKNTYDYWRKKFPNMDTPFFRDTMSYGRFVLIHRFFHLCNNERQPRRGEQGFDPWYKVRNLLDPLNRCFKQYFRPYQLVSIDESMLCDSKTGYVMHVELYSGRDFDIRSEEGQAITVVKHLMSSCNMYNKGYHLVTDNYYTKPSLAEDLFAQGTMLTGTVRLNSRGYPKSLGNACLQVQDSKYMKSGSGIILACAYRDKPSQRKPVLLLSTGTKPVTHRISRRAREQNKPAMVLLYNKGMGGVDLSDKKVYHIAAERATHRYWVKVAWNLIDITLRNCHELFKLKKS; encoded by the exons ATGGTTAGAGAGACGAACAG GTATGCAGCAGGGTATATAGCTTCACTAGGCTCACTGAAACCTGATTCTCGGTTTCGTCGCTGGAAAGACTGCACTGCTGAGGAGATGAGAAGATACATTGCTCTCAGAATAAACATGGGAATAGTGAAAAAGAAAAACACCTATGACTACTGGAGAAAAAAGTTCCCTAACATGGACACACCATTCTTTCG GGATACGATGAGCTATGGCCGGTTTGTCCTAATACATAGATTCTTTCATCTATGCAACAACGAACGGCAACCTCGGCGAGGAGAGCAAGGCTTCGATCCCTGGTACAAGGTGCGAAATCTACTCGACCCACTAAATCGCTGCTTCAAGCAATATTTCCGTCCCTATCAGCTTGTTTCTATTGATGAGAGTATG CTGTGCGATAGTAAGACAGGCTATGTGATGCACGTAGAGCTTTATTCCGGCCGGGACTTTGACATTCGATCTGAAGAGGGGCAAGCAATCACAGTTGTCAAACACCTAATGTCTAGTTGtaacatgtataataaaggCTATCATCTGGTGACCGATAATTATTACACAAAGCCTTCACTCGCAGAAGATCTGTTTGCCCAAGGTACTATGCTCACTGGCACTGTTCGACTAAACTCTCGAGGCTACCCAAAATCATTAGGTAATGCCTGCCTACAAGTCCAAGACTCAAAGTATATGAAGAGTGGCTCAGGCATTATCTTAGCTTGTGCTTATCGTGATAAGCCATCCCAGCGCAAGCCTGTGTTGCTGCTTTCTACTGGCACAAAACCTGTCACCCATCGTATTTCTCGCAGGGCTCGTGAGCAGAACAAACCTGCCATGGTTTTGCTTTACAATAAAGGTATGGGTGGGGTAGACCTGAGTGATAAGAAGGTTTATCATATAGCAGCTGAGCGTGCAACACACAGATATTGGGTGAAGGTCGCCTGGAActtaatagatataacgcttcGTAACTGCCATGAACTTTTTAAGCTAAAAAAATCCTGA